One stretch of Jiangella gansuensis DSM 44835 DNA includes these proteins:
- a CDS encoding ABC transporter permease: MTDRQATTAPPKHAAAAEPAGSAPRRSLRRALVDHPLLVLGGVLVVLVLATGVIEPNYLSLRGLRNTLLLAAPLGIMAAGQTLLMLTRGIDLSVAMIATAAAYVVGAQAGGSLAVAIVLGLLVGAAAGAVNGAGVGIFQVHPLIMTLAMSTILLGVLTQLAQSVFVDATSTPDFVRTLGVGTFAGDLIPWNALIWAGLATIIIVGLRRTGFGRMLYAVGDNPVATRLAGVRTWQVLIATYALSGLFAALAGILIAGQTGAIDLQLAQELLLPSIAAAVIGGTSIFGGRGSYSGTILGALILSVLSSMLTFLDTPQAFKQVIFGLIVLGLAWLYAAVTRTRD, from the coding sequence GGACCACCCGCTGCTGGTCCTGGGCGGCGTACTGGTCGTCCTGGTCCTGGCCACCGGCGTGATCGAACCCAACTACCTCAGTCTGCGCGGGTTGCGGAACACCCTGCTGCTGGCCGCTCCGCTCGGGATCATGGCGGCCGGACAGACGCTGCTGATGCTCACCCGCGGCATCGACCTGTCCGTCGCCATGATCGCCACGGCCGCGGCGTACGTCGTCGGCGCCCAGGCCGGCGGCAGCCTCGCCGTGGCCATCGTGCTCGGCCTGCTGGTCGGCGCGGCCGCTGGCGCGGTCAACGGAGCGGGGGTCGGGATCTTCCAGGTCCATCCCCTGATCATGACGCTGGCCATGTCGACCATCCTGCTGGGCGTACTCACGCAGCTGGCGCAGTCGGTCTTCGTCGACGCCACGTCGACACCGGATTTCGTGCGCACTCTCGGCGTCGGCACCTTCGCCGGCGATCTGATCCCCTGGAACGCACTCATCTGGGCCGGCCTGGCCACGATCATCATCGTCGGGCTGCGCCGCACCGGGTTCGGCCGGATGCTCTACGCCGTCGGCGACAACCCCGTCGCCACCAGGCTGGCCGGCGTGCGCACCTGGCAGGTGCTTATCGCCACGTACGCCCTCTCCGGACTGTTCGCGGCGTTGGCCGGGATCCTCATCGCGGGCCAGACCGGCGCCATCGACCTGCAACTGGCCCAGGAACTCCTGCTGCCGTCCATCGCCGCGGCGGTCATCGGCGGCACGTCCATTTTCGGCGGTCGCGGCAGCTACTCGGGGACCATCCTCGGCGCGCTCATTCTCAGTGTGCTGTCCAGCATGCTGACGTTCCTTGACACGCCTCAGGCGTTCAAACAGGTGATCTTCGGCCTCATCGTGCTCGGCCTCGCCTGGCTCTACGCGGCCGTCACCCGAACCCGGGACTAG
- a CDS encoding ROK family transcriptional regulator, with protein sequence MTQPGPSGGPQMLRLMNCAAVLSAIRDAGTARVTELMRATGLSRPTVTAAVSTLVEDGLVEEAEALELDQPRMGRPPRVLRFRAEARYVLGIDVGPNRVLCTVADLNGTVVASGRRDVATAGARTKLLERVEATMRDVLAEAAVPPSALAAVGVGTPGIVDPRRGTVVRAPSVPGWDSLELGSLLRDSVNCPVHVENDVNLAVMAERWRGAGSQADDLLLVQWGSRVGAAVLVRGQLHPGAHGAAGEIGFVDLEEQPQGVQAYGHGPLESAVGTASMLRRARHLGDDESQDAAAVLIAAGEGDARALQVLDEACALMARGLAAFVMAIDPELVIVGGEIILAGDAVLDALRRHLARRVLVAPPIELSRLGDDAVALGAVRLALTDAQQRLLDPYTAPSVKSPS encoded by the coding sequence ATGACCCAACCCGGACCAAGTGGCGGGCCGCAGATGCTGCGGTTGATGAACTGCGCCGCAGTGTTGTCCGCCATCAGGGACGCCGGGACGGCGCGCGTGACGGAACTGATGCGAGCGACCGGCCTGTCCCGCCCCACGGTCACCGCGGCGGTCTCGACCCTCGTCGAGGACGGACTGGTCGAGGAAGCCGAGGCACTGGAACTCGACCAGCCCCGGATGGGCCGGCCGCCGCGCGTGCTGAGGTTCCGCGCCGAGGCACGATACGTGCTCGGTATCGACGTCGGCCCGAACCGGGTCCTCTGCACGGTGGCCGACCTCAACGGCACCGTCGTCGCCAGCGGGCGGCGCGACGTCGCGACAGCGGGTGCGCGCACCAAACTGCTCGAACGTGTCGAGGCGACCATGCGCGACGTGCTCGCGGAGGCCGCGGTTCCACCGTCCGCGCTCGCGGCCGTAGGCGTCGGGACACCAGGCATCGTCGACCCCCGCCGCGGCACGGTCGTGCGGGCGCCGTCCGTGCCGGGCTGGGATTCTCTCGAACTCGGCAGCCTGCTGCGCGACAGCGTCAACTGCCCCGTGCACGTCGAGAACGACGTCAACCTCGCCGTCATGGCCGAGCGGTGGCGTGGTGCCGGCAGCCAAGCCGACGACCTGCTCCTCGTGCAGTGGGGATCCCGGGTGGGCGCCGCCGTGCTGGTACGGGGGCAACTGCACCCCGGTGCCCACGGGGCGGCCGGCGAGATCGGGTTCGTGGATCTCGAGGAGCAACCGCAGGGCGTGCAGGCTTACGGACACGGCCCGCTCGAGTCCGCGGTCGGCACCGCGTCGATGCTCCGCCGGGCCCGCCACCTCGGCGACGACGAGAGTCAGGATGCCGCGGCCGTCCTCATCGCAGCGGGTGAAGGCGACGCACGAGCTCTCCAGGTGCTCGACGAGGCCTGCGCACTCATGGCGCGCGGGCTCGCGGCCTTCGTGATGGCGATCGACCCGGAACTCGTCATCGTCGGCGGCGAGATCATCCTGGCCGGTGACGCCGTCCTCGACGCGCTGCGGCGGCATCTCGCCAGGCGCGTGCTGGTGGCGCCCCCCATCGAACTGTCCCGCCTCGGCGACGACGCCGTCGCGCTGGGTGCCGTGCGCCTGGCCCTCACCGACGCCCAGCAGCGTCTGCTGGACCCGTACACGGCACCCAGCGTCAAATCACCGAGCTGA
- a CDS encoding Gfo/Idh/MocA family protein codes for MLGTGLIGGFYAAALHGQRSRDRIRVVYSRTGERAEAFAADWNIPESTTSLEAAIRHPETDVVVVGLPNHLHEEAIALCADAGKAVLCTKPLGRNGEEAKRMLDLVEKAGIFAGYLEDLCYTPKTLKALSSVAAGAVGDVTWVRSRESHPGPHSAWFWDGRLTGGGAIIDLGCHCIEIIRSFMGKGNRPVEVMCWTDTFVHPIEDEDNAIALIRFESGAVGQFEVSWTFRGGLDLRDEVSGTEGTLRLDHFPRVGFEMFTTGRSGGYVAEKAETDSGWLFPVGDEVVELGYVDMFTDMLSALEEGRAPRETFYDGYVVNSIMDACYRSARSKRWEPIEIDWRGGTTPRISREAEKHDGLTVVKSEVLPDGQRRMILKDEDTGDFVDRVMTSPTSAR; via the coding sequence ATGCTGGGAACGGGACTGATCGGCGGGTTCTACGCCGCGGCGCTGCACGGGCAGCGCAGCCGGGACAGAATCCGCGTCGTCTACTCGCGCACCGGCGAACGTGCTGAGGCGTTCGCAGCCGACTGGAACATCCCTGAGTCGACGACCAGCCTCGAGGCGGCGATCCGGCATCCGGAGACCGACGTCGTGGTGGTCGGCCTCCCGAACCACCTGCACGAAGAGGCCATCGCACTGTGCGCCGACGCCGGCAAGGCCGTGTTGTGCACCAAGCCGCTGGGACGCAACGGCGAGGAAGCCAAGCGGATGCTCGACCTCGTCGAGAAGGCGGGCATCTTCGCCGGCTACCTCGAGGACCTGTGCTACACGCCGAAGACGCTCAAGGCGCTGTCCAGCGTGGCCGCGGGCGCGGTCGGGGACGTGACGTGGGTGCGGTCCCGGGAGTCGCATCCCGGCCCGCACTCGGCTTGGTTCTGGGATGGCCGCCTCACCGGCGGCGGCGCGATCATCGACCTCGGCTGCCACTGCATCGAGATCATCCGCAGCTTCATGGGGAAGGGCAACCGCCCGGTCGAGGTCATGTGCTGGACGGACACCTTCGTCCACCCGATCGAGGACGAGGACAACGCGATCGCGCTGATCCGCTTCGAGTCCGGAGCGGTTGGTCAGTTCGAGGTCAGCTGGACCTTCCGCGGCGGCTTGGACCTGCGGGACGAGGTCTCCGGCACCGAAGGGACGCTCAGGCTCGATCACTTCCCGCGGGTGGGCTTCGAGATGTTCACCACCGGGCGAAGCGGCGGGTACGTCGCCGAGAAGGCGGAAACGGACTCCGGCTGGCTGTTCCCCGTCGGCGACGAGGTGGTCGAACTCGGCTATGTCGACATGTTCACGGACATGCTGTCCGCGCTGGAGGAGGGCCGGGCGCCGCGTGAGACGTTCTATGACGGCTACGTCGTCAACTCGATCATGGATGCGTGTTATCGGTCGGCTCGGTCGAAGCGGTGGGAACCGATCGAGATCGACTGGCGTGGCGGCACGACACCGCGCATCAGCCGGGAGGCCGAGAAGCACGACGGCCTCACGGTCGTGAAGTCCGAGGTGCTGCCGGACGGGCAGCGGCGGATGATCCTGAAGGACGAGGACACGGGCGATTTCGTCGACCGCGTGATGACGTCGCCGACGTCAGCTCGGTGA
- the lanKC gene encoding class III lanthionine synthetase LanKC — translation MDQYELYCLADQAFYDAPANTDAGGPDFTIAARPVPDGWEHQATDVWLNYAPREQSLPSQGWKIHVSSDLEDADRVLDAVWDYCVPRGLAFKFLRSRPVMVMFNSKSAFRGSSGKLVTIYPADADQLELVLKELDGALRGINGPYILSDLRYGDGPLFVRYGAFAERHCVNASGERVLAIEDDQGRLVPDVRGPVFACPPWVGLPEFLEPHLEARNAVTVAGLPYDIESVVQFSNGGGVYLGRIRSTGERVVLKEGRPLAGLDVAGRDAVARVSHERDILGRLSGLSAVPAVRDYFTLGGHHFLVMEFVDGNPLQRLVVDRYPLTHPDPSSETVTAYTEWALGMLARVGQAMDAVHERGVVFGDLHPDNILVAGDGRLVLVDFEVSSFAESGGRSALAHPGYGAPPDRHGIEVDRYALACLFFGLFAPQTTIMLPLHPAKAVHVAELVTQIFPVPAATVQDVVRTILGPAGDAAPTTMRALPMPGVASWEHVRASMCRAIVASATPEREDRLFPGDIAQFEAGGGINVAHGAAGVLYALARTDAGRFPEYEDWLCARAAAPPRGTGVGFYDGLHGVAHVLEDLGHRQDALDTMQLCLAGDWRSLELGLYSGLAGIGLNLLHFSECTGEREFVTEAAAVIDAVADRLGGPEDVPDVSGGDNPRAGLMFGSSGPALLFIRAYERTGDAALLDLAATALRQDLRRCAQDEDGTMQVTQGWRTLPYLDEGSMGIALVLARYLTHRQDEAFAGALDALRRVARAGYFVQPGLFTGRAGIIAGAGMLGRAGAGPAEPSELSELTRWLSWHALPYDGGLAFPGDQLLRLSMDLATGTAGVLLALGSALHDRPVFLPFLEPAGPVATTATSSTPREAELALADDVREEAHSTTTPS, via the coding sequence ATCGACCAGTATGAGCTCTACTGCCTGGCTGACCAGGCCTTTTACGACGCGCCCGCCAACACGGACGCCGGTGGCCCGGACTTCACCATCGCGGCGCGGCCGGTCCCGGATGGCTGGGAACACCAGGCGACGGACGTCTGGTTGAACTACGCACCGCGTGAGCAGTCGCTCCCGTCGCAGGGCTGGAAGATCCACGTCTCGTCCGACCTGGAGGACGCCGACCGCGTACTGGACGCCGTTTGGGACTACTGCGTCCCCCGCGGACTGGCCTTCAAGTTCCTCCGCAGCCGACCGGTCATGGTGATGTTCAACTCCAAGTCCGCCTTTCGCGGATCGAGCGGCAAGCTCGTGACCATCTATCCGGCCGATGCCGACCAGTTGGAGCTCGTCCTGAAGGAGCTGGACGGCGCGCTGCGCGGCATCAACGGTCCTTACATTCTCAGCGACCTGCGGTACGGCGACGGCCCGCTCTTCGTCCGGTACGGGGCCTTCGCGGAACGTCATTGCGTGAACGCGAGCGGTGAGCGGGTTCTGGCGATCGAGGATGATCAGGGACGGCTCGTTCCCGACGTACGCGGGCCGGTCTTCGCCTGTCCGCCCTGGGTCGGCCTGCCCGAGTTCCTCGAGCCTCACCTGGAGGCCAGGAACGCCGTGACGGTCGCGGGCCTGCCCTACGACATCGAGAGCGTCGTGCAGTTCTCCAATGGCGGCGGCGTGTATCTCGGGCGGATCCGGAGCACCGGGGAGCGGGTGGTGCTGAAGGAGGGCCGTCCGCTCGCGGGGCTCGACGTCGCCGGCCGGGACGCGGTGGCCCGGGTGTCGCACGAGCGGGACATCCTGGGGCGCCTGTCCGGGCTGTCTGCCGTGCCCGCAGTGCGCGACTATTTCACCCTCGGCGGGCACCACTTCCTGGTCATGGAGTTCGTCGACGGCAACCCGCTGCAGCGTCTCGTCGTGGACCGGTATCCGCTCACGCATCCGGATCCGTCGTCGGAGACCGTGACCGCATACACGGAGTGGGCGCTCGGGATGCTCGCGCGAGTCGGCCAGGCGATGGATGCCGTCCACGAGCGCGGCGTGGTCTTCGGCGATCTGCATCCGGACAACATCCTGGTGGCCGGCGACGGCCGCCTCGTCCTCGTCGACTTCGAGGTGTCGTCCTTCGCCGAGTCAGGTGGCCGATCCGCGTTGGCGCACCCGGGATACGGCGCGCCGCCCGACCGGCACGGCATCGAGGTCGATCGGTATGCGCTGGCTTGCCTGTTCTTCGGGCTGTTCGCACCCCAGACGACGATCATGCTGCCTCTGCATCCGGCCAAGGCCGTCCACGTGGCTGAACTCGTGACGCAGATCTTCCCCGTGCCCGCCGCGACGGTGCAGGACGTGGTCCGGACGATCCTCGGACCGGCCGGCGACGCCGCCCCCACCACGATGCGTGCGTTGCCGATGCCCGGGGTCGCGAGCTGGGAGCACGTTCGGGCGTCGATGTGCCGGGCCATCGTCGCCAGCGCCACCCCTGAGCGCGAGGACCGGCTCTTCCCCGGCGACATCGCCCAGTTCGAGGCCGGCGGGGGCATCAACGTCGCACACGGGGCGGCTGGCGTGCTGTACGCGCTGGCTCGGACCGACGCCGGCAGGTTCCCGGAGTACGAGGACTGGCTGTGCGCTCGCGCCGCAGCGCCACCACGCGGAACGGGCGTCGGCTTCTACGACGGCCTGCACGGCGTGGCGCACGTGCTGGAGGATCTCGGGCACCGGCAGGACGCGCTCGACACGATGCAGTTGTGCCTGGCCGGCGACTGGCGGTCTCTGGAACTCGGCCTGTACTCCGGGCTCGCCGGGATCGGCCTCAACCTCCTGCACTTCAGCGAATGCACTGGTGAGCGAGAGTTCGTCACCGAGGCGGCCGCCGTGATCGACGCCGTCGCCGACCGCCTCGGCGGACCTGAGGACGTGCCCGACGTCAGCGGCGGCGACAACCCACGTGCCGGACTGATGTTCGGCTCGTCCGGGCCGGCCCTGCTGTTCATCCGCGCCTACGAGCGGACCGGTGACGCGGCGCTGCTCGACCTGGCTGCGACGGCGCTGCGGCAGGACCTGCGCCGGTGTGCCCAGGACGAGGACGGGACGATGCAGGTCACCCAAGGATGGCGAACGCTGCCCTACCTCGACGAGGGTTCGATGGGGATCGCGTTGGTCCTCGCCCGCTACCTGACGCACCGCCAGGACGAGGCGTTCGCGGGGGCGCTCGACGCCTTGCGGCGGGTGGCGCGGGCCGGCTACTTCGTGCAGCCGGGCCTGTTCACCGGGCGCGCCGGCATCATCGCCGGGGCCGGCATGCTGGGGCGCGCCGGCGCCGGGCCGGCCGAGCCGTCGGAGCTGTCCGAGCTGACCCGCTGGCTGAGCTGGCACGCGCTGCCCTATGACGGCGGGCTCGCGTTCCCCGGCGACCAGTTGCTACGTCTCTCGATGGACCTGGCCACCGGAACGGCCGGGGTCCTCCTGGCGCTCGGATCGGCGCTCCACGACCGGCCGGTGTTCCTGCCGTTCCTCGAGCCGGCCGGGCCGGTTGCGACCACGGCCACCTCATCCACCCCGCGCGAGGCCGAGCTGGCGCTCGCGGACGACGTCCGGGAGGAGGCGCACTCGACCACTACGCCGTCTTGA
- a CDS encoding SapB/AmfS family lanthipeptide: MVLLDLQGMEAPGRKGGGGGSTLTVLTCGSVKPSNLSVALCH; encoded by the coding sequence ATGGTTCTCCTCGACCTTCAGGGAATGGAGGCTCCTGGCCGCAAGGGCGGTGGCGGCGGCAGCACGCTGACCGTACTGACCTGTGGCTCGGTCAAGCCGAGCAACCTCAGTGTCGCCTTGTGTCACTGA
- a CDS encoding prolyl oligopeptidase family serine peptidase, translating to MPVVVYPTAARQAIADRLHGHVVRDPYRWLEDASSPQTREWQAAQDDLWRRFRASLLGRERLQARVAELSDVGVITAPMWRGDRRFGLRQTAQQEHPVLYTAGPDDHERVLVDPMTIDPSGATTLDHWQPDLDGRLLAFQLSRYGSEWAQLYVMDVASRDVVDGPIDRCRYSPVAWLPGGTAFFYVRAVPGSPAGARRVYLHRLGTPAEDDIPIHVPVTEPDRDEGSSFGLGISPDGRWLAISESRGTASSNDVWLADLSASTWADPALRVVHEGVDARTALDVGTDGRMYVVTTLGAPRGRLCVGDPARPDPESWLDLVPADPEAVLSDFVILDGPDLQRAVLLVGWTRHALSEVSVHDLATGERLGQVPLPGPGSIGPLTRRLTGAHETWFTYTDSATPGAVFRYDARTGETTPWARSPGSAVVPETLGRQIVYASADGTPVRMVVLARPTGEAGPRPAILYGYGGFGVPMTPAYSSFTLAWVESGGVFAIAHLRGGGEEGEQWHRAGTRERKQNAVDDFVAAAETLISEGWTSADQLGVCGESNGGLVVGAALTQRPELFAAAVCSAPVLDMVRYENFGLGPAWRAEYGSADDPDQLRWLLGYSPYHHVRAGVDYPAVLFTAFGNDSRVDPLHARKMCAALQWATAGSRPILMRLEDEAGHADSASTRGVSLAADILAFVAAQTGLDLAGGGGA from the coding sequence ATGCCCGTCGTCGTCTATCCGACGGCAGCGCGTCAGGCGATCGCCGACCGGCTTCACGGGCACGTCGTGCGCGATCCGTATCGGTGGCTGGAGGACGCGTCGAGCCCGCAGACGCGGGAATGGCAGGCCGCCCAGGACGATCTGTGGCGGCGTTTCCGTGCCTCGCTCCTCGGCCGGGAGCGGCTGCAGGCCCGCGTTGCCGAACTGTCGGACGTGGGAGTGATCACCGCCCCGATGTGGCGCGGAGACCGCCGCTTCGGCCTGCGGCAGACCGCCCAGCAGGAGCACCCGGTGCTCTACACCGCCGGGCCGGACGACCACGAGCGCGTCCTGGTGGATCCGATGACCATCGATCCGTCCGGTGCGACGACGCTCGATCACTGGCAGCCGGACCTCGACGGCCGGCTGTTGGCCTTCCAGCTGTCGCGGTACGGGAGCGAGTGGGCGCAGCTCTACGTCATGGACGTCGCGTCGCGCGACGTGGTCGACGGGCCGATCGACCGCTGCCGGTACTCCCCGGTGGCCTGGCTACCCGGCGGCACGGCCTTCTTCTATGTCCGTGCCGTCCCCGGGTCACCGGCCGGCGCCCGGCGCGTCTACCTCCACCGGCTCGGGACGCCGGCCGAGGACGACATCCCGATCCACGTTCCGGTCACCGAGCCGGACCGGGACGAGGGTTCCTCGTTCGGTCTCGGGATCAGTCCCGACGGTCGCTGGCTGGCGATCTCGGAATCCCGGGGCACCGCGAGCTCGAATGATGTCTGGCTCGCCGATCTCTCCGCGTCGACGTGGGCGGATCCGGCTCTGCGGGTCGTACATGAGGGCGTGGACGCCCGGACGGCGTTGGACGTCGGCACCGACGGGCGGATGTACGTCGTCACGACGCTCGGAGCGCCTCGCGGCCGGCTGTGCGTCGGTGACCCAGCACGCCCGGACCCCGAGTCCTGGCTCGACCTCGTTCCCGCCGATCCGGAGGCGGTGCTCAGCGATTTCGTCATTCTGGACGGTCCCGATCTCCAGCGGGCCGTCCTGCTCGTCGGCTGGACGCGGCATGCCCTGAGCGAGGTCAGCGTGCACGACCTCGCCACGGGCGAGCGGCTGGGCCAGGTGCCGCTTCCCGGACCCGGGTCGATCGGCCCACTGACAAGGCGCCTCACCGGCGCGCACGAGACCTGGTTCACCTATACCGACAGCGCCACCCCGGGAGCCGTGTTCCGGTACGACGCTCGCACCGGCGAGACCACGCCATGGGCCCGGTCGCCCGGTTCCGCAGTCGTTCCCGAAACGCTGGGCCGCCAGATCGTCTACGCCTCGGCGGACGGCACGCCGGTGCGCATGGTGGTCCTGGCCCGGCCCACCGGCGAGGCCGGTCCACGGCCGGCCATCCTCTATGGCTACGGCGGCTTCGGCGTGCCGATGACGCCGGCCTATTCGAGCTTCACCCTGGCCTGGGTCGAGTCGGGCGGCGTCTTCGCGATCGCCCACCTGAGGGGCGGCGGAGAGGAGGGCGAGCAGTGGCATCGCGCCGGCACACGTGAGCGCAAGCAGAACGCCGTCGACGACTTCGTCGCGGCGGCCGAGACGCTGATCTCGGAGGGCTGGACCAGCGCCGATCAGCTCGGTGTGTGCGGCGAGTCGAACGGCGGCCTCGTCGTCGGTGCGGCGCTGACGCAGCGACCGGAGCTGTTCGCCGCCGCGGTGTGCTCGGCTCCGGTGCTCGACATGGTGCGGTACGAGAACTTCGGTCTCGGTCCGGCGTGGCGAGCCGAGTACGGCAGCGCCGACGACCCGGACCAGCTCCGGTGGCTGCTCGGGTATTCGCCCTATCACCACGTCCGCGCGGGCGTCGACTATCCCGCCGTGCTGTTCACCGCCTTCGGCAACGACTCGCGAGTGGATCCTCTGCACGCCCGGAAGATGTGCGCGGCCCTGCAGTGGGCGACGGCGGGCTCGCGTCCGATCCTGATGCGCCTGGAGGACGAGGCCGGCCACGCGGACTCGGCCTCCACCCGAGGCGTCTCGCTCGCCGCGGACATCCTCGCCTTCGTCGCGGCCCAGACCGGGCTCGATCTCGCGGGAGGTGGCGGGGCATGA